The following proteins are encoded in a genomic region of Ornithinibacillus sp. 4-3:
- a CDS encoding DUF488 domain-containing protein, producing MSIVLQRIYEKSDVPGYRVLVDLIWPRGISKKVANLDEWAKEIAPTTTLRKWFNHDPEKFADFKIAYKKELLHDTKKLEKLSQLQNLQKNQQLILLYSAKDTKHNHAQVLKEVLESDLSYSR from the coding sequence ATGTCTATTGTATTACAACGTATTTATGAAAAGTCAGATGTCCCAGGCTATCGAGTGCTTGTTGATTTAATCTGGCCCAGAGGAATCTCTAAAAAAGTGGCAAATCTGGATGAATGGGCAAAGGAAATAGCACCTACAACTACTTTAAGGAAATGGTTTAATCATGATCCAGAAAAATTTGCGGATTTCAAAATAGCATATAAGAAAGAATTATTACATGACACGAAGAAACTAGAAAAATTATCTCAGCTTCAGAATCTACAAAAAAACCAGCAGCTTATTTTATTATATAGCGCTAAGGACACAAAACATAATCATGCTCAGGTGCTGAAAGAAGTACTGGAAAGTGATTTATCATATTCAAGATAA